In the Bacteroidota bacterium genome, one interval contains:
- a CDS encoding bifunctional UDP-3-O-[3-hydroxymyristoyl] N-acetylglucosamine deacetylase/3-hydroxyacyl-ACP dehydratase — MDKQRTIKNPVVLKGKGLHSGLNSEMKFLPAPENHGIVFKRVDLEGQPLVHALVENVTDTSRGTTLAEGEVKVSTIEHTVSALSGLGIDNCLIEINAPEAPILDGSSRLIVEALHKAEIVEQNASRKYLTLKEKFVYKDESKGIEIVAYPDDHLSLDVMINYDSRVLGNQFAKLNSIHDYETEVANCRTFVFLHEIEFLANNNLIKGGDLDNAIVIMDKDMSQEELDHLADLFNKPHVHAKSNGILNNIDLHFNNEPARHKLLDLIGDLSLIGEPLKAKIVATRPGHHANTEFAKILRSHLKREHIKPQAPVYDPNKEPVLNINDIKKLLPHRPPFLLVDKIIEMDEQSIVGLKNITMDEPFFVGHFPEAPVMPGVLMVEATAQVGGILVLNSVPDPENYLTYFMKMDKVKFKRKVFPGDTLLISAHLIAPIKRGIVQMDAKVFVGENVVMEGEFMAQITKNK, encoded by the coding sequence ATAGACAAACAAAGAACAATTAAAAATCCGGTAGTTTTAAAAGGAAAAGGATTACATTCAGGATTAAATTCCGAGATGAAATTTTTGCCTGCTCCTGAAAATCACGGGATTGTATTTAAAAGAGTCGATTTAGAAGGACAGCCTTTGGTTCATGCATTAGTTGAAAATGTCACAGATACTTCCAGAGGTACCACATTGGCCGAAGGCGAAGTTAAAGTTTCCACTATCGAACATACCGTCTCAGCCCTTTCCGGCTTGGGAATTGACAATTGTTTAATCGAAATTAATGCCCCCGAAGCTCCTATTTTAGATGGCAGCTCCCGCCTGATCGTTGAAGCTCTTCACAAAGCTGAAATAGTTGAACAAAATGCCAGCAGAAAATATCTGACTTTAAAGGAAAAGTTCGTTTATAAAGACGAATCAAAAGGGATAGAAATTGTTGCATATCCTGACGACCATTTGAGCCTGGATGTAATGATCAATTATGATTCTCGGGTATTGGGCAATCAATTTGCCAAACTGAATTCAATCCATGATTACGAAACAGAAGTAGCCAATTGCCGTACTTTTGTTTTCCTTCATGAAATAGAATTTCTAGCCAACAACAACCTGATTAAAGGAGGCGATTTGGACAATGCCATCGTCATTATGGATAAGGATATGTCGCAGGAAGAATTGGACCATTTGGCCGATTTATTTAATAAACCTCATGTACATGCTAAATCCAATGGCATTCTAAATAATATTGACCTGCATTTTAATAATGAACCTGCACGTCATAAGCTTCTCGACCTGATTGGCGACTTATCGTTGATTGGCGAACCCCTGAAAGCAAAAATCGTTGCTACCCGCCCGGGTCATCATGCCAATACTGAATTTGCCAAAATTCTCCGTTCACACCTGAAAAGAGAACATATTAAACCCCAGGCTCCTGTTTACGATCCAAACAAAGAACCTGTCCTTAATATAAATGATATTAAAAAACTTTTACCACACCGTCCTCCTTTCCTGTTAGTGGATAAAATCATCGAAATGGACGAACAATCCATTGTGGGTTTGAAGAACATTACCATGGATGAACCATTTTTTGTCGGGCATTTTCCTGAAGCTCCTGTCATGCCGGGAGTATTGATGGTTGAAGCTACGGCACAGGTTGGCGGAATATTGGTATTAAATTCAGTACCCGATCCGGAAAATTACCTTACTTATTTCATGAAAATGGATAAGGTGAAGTTTAAAAGAAAAGTCTTTCCCGGCGATACCCTGCTTATTTCAGCCCATTTAATTGCTCCGATAAAAAGAGGAATTGTCCAGATGGATGCCAAGGTATTTGTAGGCGAGAACGTGGTGATGGAAGGTGAATTTATGGCTCAAATAACAAAAAATAAATAA